The DNA region tgaggaaaccaaggcacaaggAAGTAAAATAATTTCTGCAGGTTGGAAGCTAGTAAGTGGATCTGTTGGCTTCCCAACTCAGGCCGTCCAGCCTCAAAGCCCTCCCCCTTGACAGTTCTTTCTAGGGATGGGGTTTGCTTTGGGGTGGGCAGCTAGCATGATGCTGATGCAAAATTTCTTTTCTGGGAACATCACTTTTTAAGAGAAAACCCCTCAGGCCTGTTGCCACTATAGATGAAGGAAGATCCCCAGCTGCCCCACAGTGTGAgcagcggggcggggggaggggggtgtctcTTGCTCCATTCACAGACTTCAAGGAGTTCCCTATTTTCACTTTCATGTCCCATTCTGGGCCATTTCCAAGTCCAAGGGCAAGTGGATCCCTCCTGGTTTcagtcccctccctcctctctgcccacttcTTTGTCAGTCACAACTCTGcctttgattgattgattcattgattcattcagtatttgttgagcacctgctatgtgccaggcaccatgctaggctCTGAGACTGAGTAGTggataaaacagacaaaatccctGTGCTAGTGGACAGACAGTAAATATGATAAGTAAAAGACATATGTTAAAAGCACAATAGGgccaccctggtggcgcagtggttaagagtccgcctgccgatgcaggggatacgggttcgtgccccggtctgggaggatcccatatgccgcggagcggctgggcccgtgagccatggccgctgggcctgcgcatccggagcctgtgctccgcaacgggagaggccacaacagtgagaggcccgcatacagcaaaaagaaaaaaaaaaaaaaaaagcacaataaatgtaatggaaaataataaaactaggTCTGTGGGGTGCTGCAGTTTTGAGTAAGGAGACTAGGGTGGGTCCCATTGCAAAGGTGACATTGGAGCAGACTTGACTCTGTTTGTcttccattcatgtgttgatgctTCTTGACTGCAGGTGACCCCCTGAACCATCCCCTTCATTGTGGAGAGTTTATATGCCTTTCTGCTTTGCTCTTGGCGTCATGATCTCCCCGGAGGGGAAGTACACGCGCTCACTCTGCCATCACCCACGGAAGGCccgttctgggtttttttttgttttttgttttttttcggcCAGAGccccatccccccgcccccggcctggCATCAGCCAGTGCCCCAGGTGTCCCCTACCCCTACTCCCCGGCCCAGAGCTGTGTGGGCTGGAGAGAGAGCTGAGCTGCTTCCATGGGGAGCCTGGGGCCCACGGGGTGCCTGGAACCTGTGGCCTCCTTGAGGATGTGAAAACCACAGCACATCTTGACCCAAGCGTCTCCAGGGTGATGGCGGGGGATGGTGAGGGCTGCTCACACCTGCAGGAGCTGTGGTTTCACACTTGGGCTCCCATCCGAGCCTCACACCTTGATCCCAGGTTAACAGTCCCACTATTAAGACCATCAGTGTTCTAGAACTTTCAGAACCAAGGAATCCCGTGTTCTCAGTGACTTCTTCCAACCATCCCCTTTTACAGAAGAGTCACAGAGAAACTATCAGCAGGATCGACAGCTGAGCCCTCGTCCAAAAGCAGAGACAAGCCAGAGCTTCAGGCATTGCCCTGCATGCAGCCTGGCCTTTGGGGAGGGCCACAGGCCAGGCAGGTCCAGGCCAGGGTAGGGATTCCCCTCAGGGCTCTGAGAGCCGGCGGCTGAATCAGACTCTACTACTTTAACCTTGCTTCATGGCCTTGAAAAAGCTGCCTCTAAAGGTGAGCACCCTTAGGAGGAAAatgatctcttttctttctttcttttttttttttttttaagtatgagtTGTATGCAATATGCAGCACCAATAGCGAGCTCCTGTCCAAAGCTGATGTTCAATAAGGTGCCTTCAAAACGTCACAAAGAAGTATTCTCTTAGCATCCTAAATTCACATTTCAGCAGTTTCTCCGACAAATCATCAAAAAGAActtgactgggcttccctggtggcgcagtggttgggagtccgcctgccgatgcaggggacatgggttcgtgccccgggtccgggaagatcccacatgccgcagagtggctgggcccgtgagccatggccgctgagcctgcgcgtccggagcctgtgctccgcaacgggagaggccacaacagtgagaggcccgcgtaccgcaaaaaaaaaaaaaaaaaaaaaagaacttgactTCCTCCAATTCCCCAGGACAAGCAAGTAAGATGCCAGGGGATCAGGGCCACCGTGTCATTACTGCCGAGTCCGGCCTGCGGCCCTCCCCAATGTGAGTGCCAAGGGGAGCGTCCTTTCGCTGTATCCCAGCACCTGCATGTACTCAGTAAatgtgctcagtaagtatttctGGGGTGCATAAAGGGAGCAACAAAATGGGCAGCAggagccagaaaaagaaatcttggTTGGTGAGGGGCTGATTCTAAGAAACTAAGCTGATTTTAAACCTGGAATCCCCCAAGTGCCCCTCTGCAGGGTGGGACAGCCCGCAGGTACCTGGGCTGTGTCTGGTTTCTCACTCCCACCCACCTCTAGCACAAGCCGTGGTCCTGGCCGCAGAAGGAAGGAAGCTGACGTTTACTGAGAGTCTGGGCTGCACACGGTACATGGGTGACCTCTCCAATTTCTCCCCAGGGTACGTCAGGCCGCCCCCATTATTAAGAGAGGAAACtccagcccagagaggggaagtgactcacccaaggtgGCACAGCCAGGAGgtgtcagagccaggattcagacccaggtcCACTGGCTTCCCCCAAAATCTTCCCACCCCCAGGGTCACTGTGGGCTCACTtggtccccttcccctccccctgaaAGGCGATAAGGAACAGTTTGGACTTTGTGTGACTCTGCAGGCAGAACCTGGGGGGCTGGGCTCGGTGTCTGTCCCAGGCAGTGTCCTGgtcccagcaggcccagtgggcAGCACTGGACCAGCCTCTCAGCACGTGACCCGGGGGTCACCCACGTGCctcagagggagggaggctgtCACCTTGGGCCCACAGACACGCGTGCCGCTCACATTCGCGCACACAGGAAGCTCACGTCGGCACAGACACACGAGTGGCCTTGGGAATATGGCAGAACCACGGGCGAGCTCCATGTCCACAGGCACGCAGGCTACTCACACGCGCAGCCACGCCAGTGGGCACCTGAGCCCCAGACACGCACTGTAAACACCAGGCTCAGGGGTCCCAGCCAGGAGACCAAGGGCTGCAGGCCTCTTTACACCTCGGCCCAGGTGACCCTGTCCGTGGCTCGTGGCTCAGTGGCATGGTCAGCTCTGGACGGCCACTCAGCCTCACTAGCTGGCCTGGGGCCCAGGCCCTGCAGATGGAGGGGCCATGACCACCCACTGGCGGAGGTAGCTCCTGGGGGGCCCTTCGTCCCTGGGGCTACTGAAGTCATGCTCCACGGGGCTGCCGCAGTCAGAGTCCACGAAGCCACTGTCAAACGTGTCCATGTCCAGGCCAGCTGGGGGTGAACCTACCTCGCTGTCCGACACCCCTCGGGGCGACCCGCCATCCCAGGGCGGCCCGGGGGCCCAACCCTCCTCATCCTTGAGGTGCAGCTTTATCCTGTCAAGGAGGCTGCCCAGGGGGCCCCCCGGCCTGGCAGGGCCACTGGCTGAGACGCAGCCACAGGATAGGACCGTGGCCCCCGTGCCCAGGAGTGAGTCCTCCGTGCCCGGGCCAGGCTCCAGGCCGGTGTCCAGGTTCAGGGCTGGGTAGCCGTCATCCCCGCAGGTGCAAGGCCAGGTGCACAGCTCCTCTGCATCCACCACAGTCACCGTGTCGATGGATAGCAGCCCATACGGCCGGTCCCTCTCCTGGCTGTGAGCTGAGCTGCCCAAGCTGCCGGCGGTGGAGGGGGCTGGGCCCCAGGAGCCCGGCTCAAGCACCCCGTCAGCTTCCACCAGGTCTGGGGGCTCCGGCAGCTCTATAGGCACCAGCCCCTTGGCTGCAGTCTGCGGTGGGCACTGGCTGTGCATCTCCAGGGACAAGGGCACCCCTGGGTTCCAGGATCTCAGCTCCAGGCTGGAGGCAGTGAAGGGGGTGCCCACCCATTTCTgcgagagagaagaggagggagagtcATGGATGGGATGGGGGACAGGGGGCGGCGGGGGAGCATAtcaacagacagacacagagacaagacagacagcaagagagaaagagacaaagactccagaagataaagagagagatgggggtggggggagatgagCATCGTGCTGTGTCCCTATCCAGGGACAGTCCCTGCTGCTGTCCCGGCCTCCCTGGGTCTCAGTCTCCCTGCCTGTAGCAGGGAGCCACGGCCCTCAGCAGCCTGCAGGTGCAGACAATCCACTGCTCAGTGGCCTGGGGTCTGTATGGGTGCGGGTCCAAGATTCCCAAGCTGTGGGGACGAGGGGCAGGAGGCCCTGAGAGCTGAGTGACAGAGCCCCCACCAGGCATTCTGTTTTATGTCCTCGGGGAGATTTCTCGAAACCACGCATTCTTCTGTTTGTGTCCTCACTAGAGTGGACACATGACCAGGGAAGAAGCCCCAATTCTTCTGGTCATGTCTGTGTCCCCAGAGgctcacacagtgcctggcacacagtaggcacccaataaatgtatattaactaaatgaatgaatggagtgaATCAAGGACCAGCCACTCAGAATAGATAAGGGCTGTGGGGTGACAATGGACTGAGGCAGCCGTCCCTAAACTTTAAGGATCCCCCTGCCCTCACCTGCCAGGGGTCCCACTCATGACACAGGATCTCCATCCAGTTGGCAGAGAAAATCCCTGAGAACCAAAATCTCCTAGTTTTGAGCCTACTCCATCAGAAAGCTCCTCTCAGAACCCTGCTGAGGCTACCACCACTGATTTGAAGTcacttcttagctgtgtggccttgagccaattacttaccctctctgtgcctcagtttctgcatctgtaaaatgggcctgcTAATAGTCCCCACTCCACAGGGtggttgtggggattaaatgataaattaaataaCATCTGTGGCGctcctagcagagtgcctggtgCACAGCTGTATGTGTGTTggtaaaacaaacacaaaatagatTTGATATTTGAGCTTCAGGGAAAGtgcagaggaaagaggaaagggtCTATCCAATGTGGGCTGCAGCCTAGGCTCCTCTCCTGCCCAGCTCTGAGCCTCGGTCTCCTCATGGTTCCCCTGGGATGGTGgagcaccccctccccacctgcagGGGCTGCTAAGAGGATGAAAGGGTGGAGGTGAGACAGCGCTCAGTGAGCGCCAGGCAGACGGCATGTCGGCATGTCGCACTTCCTGACTTCCAGGCTCTGCTGGAGCAGGTGGCTCACCACATCCTCTCTGCGGTGACTGCCGCCACCGGGTGGGTGGTGGTAAATAGGCACAGAGAACCCAAGGGCGATGGCGCTGGTGACGGGGGTTGGGGCCTGGATGGGGCTGGTGTATTTTGCAGGCAGGGCCATATCCTTCCCAGAAgctgctccctccccacctccatagCAAGGGCTTCTACCAAAGGACCAGGAGGCCACTTCGTGGCTCAAGGGACCACCTGGCTCACCCTCTCTCCCAGTTTGGCTCCTTGGGTTGGGAAACGCTGCAGGATCTTGTTTAATTCTTAGGCCAGCTCTGCCCCACTGGAATTATTTCCTGCACTTTGCATGTGCAGAGACTGAAGCCTGGTTCCAGGCTGGGTTGGGGATCTGGGTGCCCCGGGCCTACAGGGTGGGGCTGGTGGTCTAGGTGTGTGGGTGGAAGCAAGCTCCCAGAGGGTGAGAGGCTCCCAGGGGCTCATCATGTGGTGGGGACACTCACCTTGAAGTCTCCGCTGTGGCCCATGTACAGGGGCTGGAAGAAGGGCTCTGGGCTGGGCACCTGCACCCACACCTTTTTCCATAGCCTGGGAGGGCAGAGACGAGGTGAGCCCCCCGCATCTCCCAGAGGGCAGCCGGGCCTCCCGCTCAGATGCTCCCCAAATGTGTCCTGTGGGAGGCTCAGAGCCTCCAAGAcacacccaggcccctccctTCCGCCCCTctgctccaggcctcagttttcacatctgtaaaacggggcAGCGAGTCTCCTGAAGGTGTTCCGAGTTTAAGGGCTTGGCTGCCTATTCTCTGCTAAGCCAGTGCTGGCCCCTGAGCCTTGacttcctcctccaccaccaggGATGAGCCAACAGCCAATTCCATGGGGCTGTAGGGAGGGGTCAGGAAGTGTAGGCCCAACACCAGGCACCCCAGCACCCAGAGACTGGCCTGCAACACCCTCTGTGATTCGCAGGCTTCTCTGCCTTGAACAGGGTATGCAGGGCCCCTGCCCAGTGTCTGCCACTTAGCAAGGGCTCAGCCTCAGCCAGGAGCACGCACGAAGGCCAGGGGAGCTTAGGTTTTATCAATATTTGTAATCAGCATCAGCCCTTCTCTCGATGGCCACGTTCAGCAGAAACCCAATACATAAAGAGATAAAAGCAAAACCTCTGGTTTTGAAGCAGGATTGTCGGGGGTTTATCCCACCAGCCCTTAACCCCCACCTGGCGGCCCCTCCTGACCCTCAGGACTCAAAGCTTAAAGTTCACTGGACAAGATCACAGCTGAGGTCACTGTTATGAGCACAGGTCGAAATTCCTTCTCCTCCACTTcactgctgtgtgactttgggcaagttcctagacagctctgtgcctcagtttccccatttgtcaaATGGAAGTAAATGCCATGTATCAAGCTCATATGGCTGCTGTGAGGGTTAAGCATGTGCTCTACACAGTGCCCAGTAAA from Mesoplodon densirostris isolate mMesDen1 chromosome 16, mMesDen1 primary haplotype, whole genome shotgun sequence includes:
- the IL21R gene encoding interleukin-21 receptor; this translates as MLCGWTAPVLLLMLQRAWGCSDLVCYTDYIQTVTCILETWAPHPDMLTLTWQDSYGELEDEVTSCSLHWSTHNATHAEYTCHMDVLQFMADDVFSVNMTDHSGNHSQECGSFVLAKSIKPSPPFNVTVTCSGHYNISWSSNYNFYALQGKLQYELRYRKLGDPWALSPGRKLISVDSRSVSLLPLEFHKGSSYELQVRAGPQPGSSFQGTWSEWSDPVVFHTQPEEIKGDLYPQLLPILVLICPILVFLGLKTHLLWRLWKKVWVQVPSPEPFFQPLYMGHSGDFKKWVGTPFTASSLELRSWNPGVPLSLEMHSQCPPQTAAKGLVPIELPEPPDLVEADGVLEPGSWGPAPSTAGSLGSSAHSQERDRPYGLLSIDTVTVVDAEELCTWPCTCGDDGYPALNLDTGLEPGPGTEDSLLGTGATVLSCGCVSASGPARPGGPLGSLLDRIKLHLKDEEGWAPGPPWDGGSPRGVSDSEVGSPPAGLDMDTFDSGFVDSDCGSPVEHDFSSPRDEGPPRSYLRQWVVMAPPSAGPGPQAS